In Electrophorus electricus isolate fEleEle1 chromosome 1, fEleEle1.pri, whole genome shotgun sequence, a single window of DNA contains:
- the nucb1 gene encoding nucleobindin-1, whose amino-acid sequence MVGVCHWLLLLSISLRVWSVPIDRNTNAQEEPPQMEEKGEENVDTGLYYDRYLREVIEVLETDPHFREKLQTANTEDIKNGRLSKELDLVGHHVRTRLDELKRQEVSRLRMLLKAKLDSTNTQSVQMDHVSLLKQFEHLDPHNQNTFEARDLELLIATATKDLENYDAERHEEFKRYEMLKEHERREYLRSLDQEKREREEQRLEEMKQKHRQHPKVNAPGSVAQLKEVWEETDGLDPQEFNPKTFFRLHDTNGDGLLDEQELEALFTKELEKVYDPKNEEDDMMEMEEERLRMREHVMKNVDLNHDRLVSLEEFLRSMEKKDFNSPKEWETLDDKKPVFTEVELQRFEAELRDKEVELSRRAETLRQEQEILRERGKALEAQKKEYQQAVLEMSQRQKDQQAVRRPPPSGPNGELQFQQESQSMAQDGSQVGKVLVDQNGEVRNSLPAEPPQNLPQHTP is encoded by the exons ATGGTGGGGGTTTGTCATTGGCTGCTGCTCCTGTCCATCTCTTTGAGGGTGTGGTCAGTGCCCATAGACAGGAACACCAATGCCCAGGAAGAGCCTCCCCAGATGGAggaaaaaggagaggagaatgtG GACACAGGCCTGTACTATGACCGTTACCTGAGAGAAGTCATCGAGGTCTTGGAGACTGACCCCCACTTCAGGGAGAAGCTACAGACTGCCAACACAGAAGACATTAAA AATGGGCGTCTGAGTAAAGAACTGGACCTGGTGGGACACCATGTCAGAACTCGGCTGGATGAACTGAAGAGACAGGAAGTGTCTCGCCTCAGAATGCTGCTGAAAGCTAAACTggacagcaccaacacacaga GTGTTCAGATGGATCACGTGTCCTTGCTAAAGCAGTTTGAGCATCTTGATCCCCACAATCAGAACACATTTGAGGCCAGAGACCTGGAGCTGCTAATCGCCACG gccaCTAAAGACTTGGAGAACTACGATGCTGAGCGTCACGAGGAGTTCAAACGCTATGAGATGCTAAAGGAGCATGAGAGGAGGGAGTACCTGAGGAGCCTGGACCAGGAGAAGAGGGAGCGGGAGGAGCAGAGGCTGGAGGAAATgaagcagaaacacagacagcatcCCAAAGTCAATGCACCG GGGAGTGTCGCCCAGCTGAAAGAAGTCTGGGAGGAGACAGACGGTCTGGACCCACAGGAGTTCAACCCCAAGACCTTCTTCAGGCTGCATG ACACAAACGGAGATGGTCTGTTGGACGAGCAGGAGCTGGAAGCTCTTTTTACCAAAGAG CTGGAGAAGGTGTATGACCCCAAGAATGAAGAGGATGACATgatggagatggaggaagagaggctgaGAATGAGGGAACATGTCATGAAAAAC GTCGATCTCAATCATGACCGACTGGTCAGCCTAGAGGAGTTCCTCAGATCCATGGAGAAGAAAGATTTCAACAGCCCCAAAGAGTGGGAG ACACTGGATGACAAGAAACCTGTGTTCACGGAGGTGGAGCTTCAGCGTTTTGAGGCGGAGCTCCGGGATAAGGAAGTGGAGCTCAGCAGGAGGGCGGAGACCCTgagacaggaacaggaaattctcagagagagaggcaaagctCTCGAGGCCCAGAAGAAAGAGTACCAGCAG GCGGTGTTGGAGATGTCCCAAAGACAGAAGGACCAGCAGGCAGTGCGCAGACCACCTCCCTCGGGTCCTAATGGAGAACTACAGTTTCAGCAAGAGAGCCAGAGCATGGCTCAAGATGGCAGCCAAG TTGGGAAGGTACTGGTGGACCAGAATGGAGAGGTCCGGAACAGTCTGCCTGCAGAGCCACCACAGAACCTTCCACAGCATACGCCTTAA